In a genomic window of Plasmodium malariae genome assembly, chromosome: 4:
- the PmUG01_04024300 gene encoding serine-repeat antigen, putative has protein sequence MPCHGGTTMEQPPNVTSPSNSIAQDVSQNNGSSSVQGSSTNTNPNGAGDPSVVPGAGVGGSGPTGANGVVGENHNGSSDGTSGSPPNGAEPSEVSGNGQGKSDRSIAGEQRNNDSSEPVTTSNNSDIQINSALLKDHKGVKITGLCNVDFLVFLVPYIYIHVKTDVDLILLRTKSNNQTINVDFSTEEQSKNKCHDKYTFKLIVNIHDNILTLKWKVYDKVNNPPNTDNKVDIRKFMIRNIDQPITSIQIFNVLEKKDVHILESKNYPLGNVMPDRCDIMATNCFFSGISDIEKCYKCTLLTKNLSPSDECFKYASKETDTQNEQNVLTTGNDEESVQYKLMESINNILDLIYKIDVNNNKELVKMEEMDNTLKGELMKYCKLLKQEDVSGTLENHELANHVETYSNLTKLLEKHNEEKKSSLLYKLKNPAICMKYAENWITNKTGLVLPNLSYKNNENKIQLQTTKVSETSSVNQNNIKDTFNDGIDGIIDLEAVEQDNKQSFYFTDNMFCNDEYCDRWKDKNTCISKIEAQDQGSCATSWIFASKLHLETIRCMKGYEHASSSALYVANCAHKEAKDKCHVGSNPLEFLKIIDENKFLPLEVNLPYSYAKVGNTCPNPQNHWTNLWANVELLDSKDEPNSLGAKGYTAYESDKFRGNMDTFIKKIKHEVMHKGSVIAYVKVENVMGYDLNGKKVLSLCGGKHPDHAVNITGYGNYINSKGEKKSYWIVRNSWGKYWGDEGNFMVDMHGPEQCEHNFMHSVVMFNIDMPLTNVNKKKEAELYNYYLKTSPDFYSNLYFNSLSAEKANDLNNKNVITANSVIYGSDNSASGTQPGVGVAPGVGVAPGVGVAPGVGVAPGVGVAPGVGVAPGVGVAPGVGVASSTRSRSSTRSRSSTRSRSSTRSRSSTRSRSSTRSRSSTRSRSRSSTRSRSSTRSRSSTRSRSSTRSRSSTRSRSSTRSRSSTRSRSSTRSRSSTRSRSGTRSSSTRSRSSTRSRSGTRSRCSTRSRCSTRSRSSTWKHVKNGKVKVDIVKYDSDNPINADHVCSRARSYPNYEIKDECVTFCNENWGACSEHKSPGYCLTQKRKTDDCFFCFV, from the exons ATGCCGTGCCACGGGGGAACTACTATGGAACAACCTCCAAATGTTACGTCCCCATCAAACAGTATCGCACAAGATGTAAGTCAAAATAATGGTTCATCTAGTGTTCAAGGTTCTAGTACAAATACAAACCCAAATGGAGCTGGAGATCCATCAGTAGTTCCAGGTGCAGGAGTAGGGGGAAGTGGACCTACTGGTGCAAATGGAGTTGTAGGGGAAAATCATAATGGAAGTTCAGATGGAACCTCTGGATCCCCACCGAATGGTGCTGAACCATCGGAGGTATCAGGTAATGGTCAGGGAAAAAGTGATCGTTCTATAGCTGGTGAACAAAGAAATAATGATTCTAGTGAGCCTGTAACTACTTCTAACAATAGCGATATTCAGATAAATTCTGCTTTGTTAAAAGATCATAAGGGAGTAAAAATTACTGGACTGTGTAATGTGGACTTTTTAGTTTTCCTTGTtccgtatatatatattcatgttaAAACGGATGTTGACCTAATTTTATTGAGAACAAAATCAAATAATCAAACAATCAACGTAGATTTTAGCACTGAAGAAcaatcaaaaaataaatgtcaTGATAAATATACGTTTAAACTTATTGTAAATATTCATGATAATATACTCACACTTAAATGGAAAGTATATGACAAAGTAAATAATCCACCCAATAcag ATAATAAAGTAGACATAAGGAAGTTCATGATACGAAACATAGATCAACCTATTACATCAATACAGATATTCAATGTATTAGAGAAGAAAGATGTTCACATTCTCGAGAGCAAAAATTACCCACTGGGGAATGTTATGCCAG ACAGGTGCGATATAATGGCTACAAACTGCTTCTTCAGTGGAATTTCGGACATCGAAAAATGCTATAAATGTACCCTGCTTACGAAAAATTTGAGTCCATCAGATGAGTGTTTTAAATATGCTTCAAAAGAGACGGATAcacaaaatgaacaaaacGTTCTCACGACAGGAAATGATGAAGAATCTGTACAATATAAACTTATGGAATCCATTAATAACATATTGGACCTAATATACAAGATAGATGTAAACAATAACAAAGAATTAGTAAAAATGGAAGAGATGGATAATACTTTAAAAGGagaattaatgaaatattgtAAGTTATTAAAGCAGGAAGATGTGAGTGGTACGTTGGAAAACCACGAACTAGCGAATCATGTAGAAACATACAGTAACTTAACTAAACTATTAGAAAAACacaatgaagaaaaaaagtctTCATTACTatataaactaaaaaatCCAGCGATATGTATGAAATATGCTGAAAACTGgataacaaataaaactGGATTAGTATTACCTAATCTGtcatacaaaaataatgaaaataaaattcaattACAGACTACGAAAGTTTCTGAAACTTCTAGTGTTAAtcagaataatataaaagatacaTTCAATGATGGAATTGATGGTATTATAGATTTAGAAGCAGTTGAACAGGATAATAAACAGTCTTTCTATTTTACAGATAATATGTTTTGTAATGATGAATATTGTGATAGAtggaaagataaaaatacttGTATTTCAAAAATAGAAGCACAAGATCAGGGAAGTTGTGCAACATCTTGGATATTTGCATCTAAGTTACATCTCGAAACTATTAGATGTATGAAGGGTTATGAACATGCGAGCAGTTCGGCATTATACGTTGCCAATTGTGCGCATAAAGAGGCTAAGGATAAGTGTCATGTTGGATCGAACCCATTagaatttcttaaaattatcGATGAAAATAAGTTCCTACCTTTAGAAGTAAACCTTCCATACTCATATGCAAAAGTTGGTAATACGTGTCCAAATCCACAGAATCACTGGACGAATTTATGGGCAAATGTAGAATTATTAGATTCTAAAGATGAGCCCAATTCATTAGGGGCTAAAGGATATACCGCCTATGAGAGTGATAAATTTAGGGGAAACATGGACAcgtttatcaaaaaaataaagcatgAAGTTATGCACAAAGGATCTGTAATTGCTTATGTAAAGGTAGAAAATGTAATGGGGTATGACCTAAATGGAAAGAAGGTGCTTAGCCTATGTGGTGGTAAACATCCTGACCATGCAGTTAACATCACAGGGTATGGTAACTATATAAATAGCAAAGGAGAGAAAAAATCTTACTGGATAGTTAGAAACAGCTGGGGTAAGTACTGGGGGGATGAAGGAAACTTTATGGTCGACATGCATGGCCCCGAACAATGTGAACATAACTTCATGCACTCTGTTGTAATGTTCAACATTGATATGCCTTTGACAAATGTCAATAAGAAGAAAGAAGCcgaattatataattactaCTTAAAAACCTCCCCAGatttttatagtaatttatatttcaacAGTTTGAGCGCAGAAAAGGCTAATGATTTAAATAACAAGAATGTGATAACTGCGAACTCTGTCATTTATGGTTCAGATAATAGTGCTAGTGGAACTCAACCAGGAGTAGGAGTAGCACCAGGAGTAGGAGTAGCACCAGGAGTAGGAGTAGCACCAGGAGTAGGAGTAGCACCAGGAGTAGGAGTAGCACCAGGAGTAGGAGTAGCACCAGGAGTAGGAGTAGCACCAGGAGTAGGAGTAGCGAGTAGCACCAGGAGTAGGAGTAGCACCAGGAGTAGGAGTAGCACCAGGAGTAGGAGTAGCACCAGGAGTAGGAGTAGCACCAGGAGTAGGAGTAGCACCAGGAGTAGGAGTAGCACCAGGAGTAGGAGTAGGAGTAGCACCAGGAGTAGGAGTAGCACCAGGAGTAGGAGTAGCACCAGGAGTAGGAGTAGCACCAGGAGTAGGAGTAGCACCAGGAGTAGGAGTAGCACCAGGAGTAGGAGTAGCACCAGGAGTAGGAGTAGCACCAGGAGTAGGAGTAGCACCAGGAGTAGGAGTGGCACCAGGAGTAGTAGCACCAGGAGTAGGAGTAGCACCAGGAGTAGGAGTGGCACCAGGAGTAGGTGTAGCACCAGGAGTAGGTGTAGCACCAGGAGTAGGAGTAGCACCTGGA AACACGTTAAAAATGGTAAAGTAAAAGTCGATATAGTTAAGTACGACTCGGATAATCCTATTAATGCTGACCATGTATGTTCAAGAGCAAGATCCTATCCAAATTATGAGATAAAAGATGAATGTGTAACGTTCTGTAATGAAAACTGGGGAGCATGTAGTGAACATAAATCACCCGGATATTGTTTAACACAAAAGAGGAAAACAGATGACTGCTTTTTCTGTTTTGTATAA
- the PmUG01_04024400 gene encoding serine-repeat antigen, putative: MMYPISFLLIIYILISNNIIKCYCSTKNAPVTSISVFLPKVDGTRISSSEGLADQSQATATAVSHVNTKEGKWKKILKRGESLQTGQQNSSIVGAPNGPAQQPIMVRLSNEHGNSGSNDVPAERVSSDISNVVQVKSALLKEHKGIKITGPCTAKFYVFLIPFLEIYVDAENNEIEMNPIFIKITEKILFEKEKSNLHNKCAHNKTFKVVVYIEENILTLKWKVYPSTTETDKMVDVRKYRMKDIGRPITSIQVITSSNPEKQILIESKNYSISNMPEKCDAIASDCFFGGIIEIEKCYQCALFLESKEKASECLNYVSADMRQRFDEIKTEGQDDENYNEIQLTEAIDSILMGIKDNNKNNKKDLAIPQDLDSTLKRQITNYCNLLKGLDMTRMLENYELGNEMEVLNNLNRMLKMHKGEKYISLKNKLKNAAICMKNVSNWGENRTGLVLPDLPYNKLEGKNVMHFNYDVELKDYKNVGNSIYKEDDDGVVDLTKYEEADMNTARFTDRMYCNEDYCDRWKDKNSCVSKIEAEDQGNCATSWLFASKLHLETIRCMKGYDHASGSALYVANCSKIEPDERCKVGSNPLEFLRIIDEKKILPLESNLPYSYKNVANDCPNPKYHWTNLWTDTKLMDYKYEPNSLGAKGYTAYESYKFRGNMDTFIKKIKHEVMHKGSMIAYVKAEKIMSYDFNGKKVYSLCGEKMPDHAVNIIGWGNYISDKGMKKSYWIMRNSWGKYWGDEGNFKVDIYGPEKCEHNFIHSAVMFNIDMPLAKVNTKKEAELYNYYLKISPDFYSNLYYKNFSSDKTYYSNSRKGLYWNSMIHGQTDEPSFPSTVERQGIPGGAVMSPGRTQLLVTSVSVGREGTEKSTHEVRPTGGYAPILEGEHPRSESPRSVTDARVPPSSPVSSYNFLYSQVDEKTKILHILKHVKDGKLKIGLAKYDILKSASGDHVCSRSYAYDPGKQEECFQFCERHWNECRGSYSPGYCLSKKRKKNDCYFCYV, encoded by the exons ATGATGTATCCTATATCTTTTCTTCTAATAATAt atattttaattagtaataatataataaaatgttattgCTCTACTAAAAATGCACCTGTGACTAGTATATCAGTATTTTTGCCAAAAGTGGATGGTACACGGATAAGCTCTTCTGAAGGTTTAGCGGATCAATCACAGGCAACTGCAACTGCAGTATCACATGTAAATACAAAGGAAGGTAAATGGAAAAAGATACTCAAAAGGGGAGAAAGTCTCCAAACAGGTCAGCAGAATAGTTCTATTGTAGGAGCACCAAATGGACCTGCACAACAACCAATTATGGTGCGTCTCTCTAATGAACATGGCAATTCAGGAAGTAATGATGTTCCTGCAGAACGTGTATCGTCAGATATTTCAAATGTAGTTCAAGTCAAATCAGCACTATTGAAAGAACATAAgggtataaaaataactgGTCCGTGCACTGCAAAATTTTATGTGTTCCttattccatttttagaAATTTATGTTGATGccgaaaataatgaaatagaaATGAACCcgatatttataaaaataacagaaaaaatattatttgaaaaggaaaaatctAATTTGCATAATAAGTGTGCTCATAACAAAACCTTTAAGGTCGTAGTGTACATTGAAGAAAACATATTAACCCTTAAATGGAAAGTGTATCCATCTACAACTGAAACAG ACAAAATGGTAGATGTAAGGAAATACAGAATGAAAGATATAGGAAGACCAATTACTTCAATACAAGTAATAACCTCGTCAAATCCTGAAAAGCAGATTCTTATTGAAAGCAAAAATTACAGCATATCAAATATGCCAG AAAAATGCGATGCAATAGCCAGTGACTGCTTTTTCGGCGGTATTATCGAAATAGAAAAGTGCTACCAATGTGCTTTATTCTTAGAGAGTAAAGAAAAAGCCAGTGAATGTTTAAACTATGTTTCTGCTGATATGAGGCAACGATTTGACGAAATAAAAACTGAAGGGCAGGatgatgaaaattataatgaaatcCAGCTTACAGAAGCGATTGACAGTATACTTATGGGAATTAAGGACAATAacaagaataataaaaaagatttagCAATTCCACAAGATTTAGATAGTACATTAAAAAGGCAGATAACAAATTACTGTAATTTGCTAAAAGGATTAGATATGACTAGGATGTTAGAAAATTACGAGTTGGGTAACGAGATGGAAGTACTGAACAATTTGAATAGAATGTTAAAAATGCATAAAggtgaaaaatatatttcactgaaaaataaattaaaaaacgcAGCAATATGCATGAAGAATGTATCTAATTGGGGGGAAAACAGAACAGGTTTAGTACTACCAGATTTGCCTTATAACAAATTAGAAGGGAAGAATGTTATGCATTTTAACTATGATGTTGAGCTTAaagattataaaaatgtaggTAATTCTATATACAAAGAAGATGATGATGGAGTTGTTGATCTGacaaaatatgaagaagCAGATATGAACACTGCCCGTTTTACAGATAGAATGTATTGCAATGAAGACTATTGTGATAGATGGAAAGATAAGAATAGCTGTGTTTCAAAAATTGAAGCAGAAGATCAGGGAAACTGTGCAACATCATGGTTATTTGCATCTAAGCTGCACCTAGAAACTATTAGATGTATGAAGGGTTATGATCATGCAAGTGGTTCGGCTTTATATGTGGCTAACTGTTCGAAAATAGAACCTGATGAAAGATGCAAAGTTGGGTCTAATCCTCTAGAATTTCTAAGAATCattgatgaaaaaaagatCCTACCTTTAGAATCTAATCTTCCATATTCATACAAAAATGTAGCTAATGATTGTCCAAACCCCAAGTATCATTGGACTAATTTGTGGACAGATACGAAATTAATGGATTACAAGTATGAACCCAATTCGTTAGGGGCCAAAGGATATACTGCTTATGAGAGTTACAAATTTAGGGGAAATATGGACACGttcatcaaaaaaataaagcatgAAGTTATGCACAAAGGATCTATGATTGCTTATGTGAAGgcagaaaaaataatgagtTACGATTTTAATGGAAAGAAGGTTTACAGTTTATGTGGTGAAAAAATGCCTGACCATGCTGTTAATATCATTGGTTGGGGTAACTACATAAGTGATAAAGGAATGAAAAAGTCTTACTGGATAATGAGAAACAGTTGGGGTAAGTATTGGGGGGATGAAGGAAATTTTAAGGTCGACATATATGGCCCCGAAAAATGTGAACATAATTTCATACACTCTGCTGTAATGTTCAACATTGATATGCCATTAGCAAAAGTCAATACGAAGAAAGAAGCcgaattatataattactacttaaaaatttccccagatttttatagtaatctgtactataaaaatttcaGCTCAGATAAAACTTACTATTCAAACAGCCGAAAGGGTCTATATTGGAACTCTATGATACATGGTCAAACAGATGAACCATCCTTTCCATCAACAGTGGAAAGACAAGGAATACCAGGAGGAGCAGTAATGAGTCCAGGACGAACACAACTACTTGTCACATCAGTGTCTGTAGGTAGAGAAGGCACAGAAAAATCGACCCATGAAGTACGTCCAACTGGAGGATATGCACCAATACTAGAAGGAGAACATCCAAGATCAGAATCCCCACGTTCAGTAACAGATGCGAGAGTACCACCTTCATCACCCGTATcatcttataattttttatatagccAAGTAGATGAAAAGACTAaaattcttcatattttaaaacatgtTAAAGatggaaaattaaaaattggtTTAGCTAAATATGATATCCTTAAGTCTGCTAGTGGTGATCATGTTTGTTCAAGGTCATATGCATATGATCCAGGGAAGCAAGAAGAGTGCTTTCAATTTTGTGAAAGGCACTGGAATGAATGTAGAGGTAGTTATTCTCCCGGGTATTGCTTAagtaaaaagagaaaaaaaaatgattgcTATTTCTGCTACGTGTAG